The proteins below come from a single Drosophila busckii strain San Diego stock center, stock number 13000-0081.31 chromosome X, ASM1175060v1, whole genome shotgun sequence genomic window:
- the LOC108606754 gene encoding keratin-associated protein 6-2, protein MKCFFVLVAAALVLSAQAQEQQVQDQEQTAAVPAADQVSSASNYAPLQEKKQEKRYVGGYGGYGGGYGSNYGGYGGNYGGYGSTLGAGYGSGVDSYYNPYGSRGLGGLDGATGYGGYGSALGGYGSALGGYGSALGGYGSSLGGYGSSLGGYGSSLGGYGSSLGGYGSSLGNYYNSNPYAYYSRLGAGTGYPYYNTRFGAGGYPSSYYNSNYGNSVVGGGLGALGGVPPIGAGAAGYNYGAGISGTVY, encoded by the exons ATGAAGTGCTTT tttgttttagttgctgcagcGCTGGTGCTGAGCGCCCAGGCGCAGGAGCAGCAGGTGCAGGATCAGGAGCAGACAGCGGCAGTGCCCGCGGCGGATCAAGTGAGTTCCGCTAGCAACTATGCGCCGCTGCAGGAGAAGAAGCAAGAGAAGCGCTATGTTGGTGGATATGGTGGATACGGTGGTGGTTACGGCAGCAACTATGGCGGCTACGGCGGCAACTATGGCGGATATGGCTCCACGCTAGGAGCTGGCTACGGCAGCGGCGTGGATAGCTACTACAATCCATATGGTTCACGTGGACTTGGCGGTCTAG aTGGCGCCACTGGTTATGGTGGTTACGGCAGCGCTTTGGGAGGCTACGGCTCGGCATTGGGTGGTTACGGTTCCGCACTTGGCGGCTACGGTTCAAGCTTGGGCGGCTACGGCTCCTCCTTGGGCGGCTACGGCTCCTCGTTGGGCGGCTATGGCTCGTCGCTGGGCGGCTACGGCTCATCGTTGGGCAACTACTACAACTCGAATCCGTATGCATATTACAGCCGTCTGGGTGCCGGCACTGGCTATCCTTACTACAACACACGCTTCGGCGCCGGTGGCTATCCCTCCAGCtattacaacagcaactatgGTAACAGCGTCGTCGGCGGCGGTCTAGGCGCTCTGGGCGGTGTACCGCCCATTGGTGCGGGCGCAGCTGGTTACAATTACGGCGCTGGCATCTCCGGCACCGTCTATTAG
- the LOC108606752 gene encoding acid phosphatase type 7 isoform X3 produces MEGHAKITLTLLTVIVLLTKANLAKNLQDLDIVHYQPEQVHLAFGETVLDIVVTWNTRDNTNESICEYGIDEIDEFLVKAAHGPKKFVDGGARKATQYVHRVTLGKLQENTTYLYHCGSGLGWSAVYWFHTGFQHNNWIPSLAIFGDMGVVNAASLPALQRETQMHMYDAILHVGDFAYDMANENGEVGDEFMRQVETIAAYVPYMVCVGNHEEKYNFSQYTQRFSMPGGTDSLFYSFDLGPVHFIGFSTEVYYFLQYGFKPLVKQFEWLEQDLRRANEPAQRAQRPWIITFGHRPMYCSNDNGDDCANHETVLRKGLPGLNMFGLEELFYRYGVDVELWAHEHCYERMWPLYNYTVYNGSLSAPYVNPTAPVHIISGAAGNHEGREPFFKQMPPWSAFHSQDFGYLRLLAHNASHLYFEQVSDDKGGQVIDKFWVIKDKHGPYVP; encoded by the exons AGACTGTGTTGGATATTGTGGTGACCTGGAATACACGCGATAATACAAACGAATCGATTTGCGAGTACGGCATTGACGAGATTGATGAGTTTCTGGTGAAGGCGGCACATGGACCCAAGAAGTTTGTTGATGGCGGCGCCAGAAAGGCGACGCAGTATGTACACCGG GTGACGCTGGGCAAGCTGCAGGAGAATACAACATATTTGTACCATTGTGGCAGTGGCCTGGGCTGGTCGGCGGTCTATTGGTTCCACACGGGCTTTCAGCACAACAACTGGATACCATCGTTGGCTATATTCGGCGATATGGGCGTGGTCAATGCCGCCTCTTTGCCGGCGCTGCAGCGCGAGACGCAAATGCACATGTATGATGCCATCCTGCATGTTGGCGACTTTGCCTACGACATGGCCAACGAGAATGGCGAAGTTGGTGATGAGTTCATGCGCCAGGTGGAGACCATAGCCGCCTATGTGCCGTATATGGTATGCGTGGGCAATCATGAGGAGAAGTA CAACTTCTCACAGTATACGCAACGCTTCAGCATGCCGGGCGGCACGGATAGCTTGTTCTACAGCTTTGATTTGGGTCCCGTGCACTTCATAGGCTTCTCCACGGAGGTTTACTATTTTCTACAATACGGCTTTAAGCCGTTGGTAAAACAGTTCGAGTGGCTGGAGCAGGATTTGAGGCGTGCCAATGAGCCAGCGCAGCGCGCACAACGTCCTTGGATCATCACTTTTGGTCATCGACCCATGTACTGCAGCAATGACAACGGCGACGACTGCGCCAATCATGAGACTGTGCTGCGCAAGGGTCTGCCCGGCCTGAATATGTTCGGTCTGGAGGAGCTTTTCTATCGCTATGGCGTCGATGTAGAGCTCTGGGCACACGAGCACTGCTACGAGCGCATGTGGCCGCTCTACAACTACACTGTCTACAATGGCTCCCTGTCCGCGCCATATGTGAATCCAACTGCTCCGGTGCATATTATTTCGGGCGCCGCTGGCAACCACGAGGGTCGCGAGCCCTTCTTCAAGCAAATGCCGCCCTGGAGCGCATTCCATAGCCAGGACTTTGGCTATCTGCGTCTGCTGGCGCACAATGCCAGTCACTTGTACTTTGAGCAAGTCTCAGATGATAAGGGCGGTCAGGTCATAGACAAGTTCTGGGTCATCAAGGACAAGCATGGACCCTATGTCCCATAA
- the LOC108606752 gene encoding acid phosphatase type 7 isoform X2 produces MEGHAKITLTLLTVIVLLTKANLAKNLQDLDIVHYQPEQVHLAFGDTLQDIVVTWATRSSTNSSQVNYALNYAKDELKQVSGSWERFVDGGPRGRTQYIHKVTLPALQPDTRYEYSCGSELGWSAVYSFKTPPAGENWMPSLAIYGDMGNENAQSLARLQQDTERGMYDAIIHVGDFAYDMDSNDARVGDEFMRQIETVAAYVPYMVCPGNHEEKYNFSNYRKRFNMPGSGDSLWYSFNMGPVHFVSFSTEVYYFVNYGLKLLTKQFEWLERDLTEANLPENRAKRPWIITYGHRPMYCSDNKEYDCNEQLETYIRQGLPMLKWFGLEDLFYKHGVDVEFFAHEHFYTRLWPIYDFKVYNGSAEAPYTNPKAPIQIITGSAGCKENREPFSETLPDWNAFHSNDYGYTRLKAHNATHLYFEQVSDDKQGDIVDSFWIIKDKHGAYA; encoded by the exons ACACTCTACAGGATATTGTGGTCACCTGGGCAACGCGCAGCTCCACCAACTCCTCTCAGGTAAATTACGCTTTGAACTACGCCAAGGATGAGCTCAAGCAGGTTAGCGGCAGCTGGGAACGCTTTGTGGACGGTGGTCCACGTGGACGCActcaatacatacataaggtGACGCTGCCCGCGCTGCAGCCGGACACACGCTATGAGTACAGCTGCGGCAGTGAGCTTGGTTGGTCCGCTGTCTACAGCTTTAAGACGCCGCCAGCTGGCGAGAACTGGATGCCATCGCTGGCTATTTATGGCGATATGGGCAATGAGAATGCGCAGTCCTTGGCGCGACTGCAGCAGGATACAGAGCGTGGCATGTACGACGCCATAATACATGTGGGTGACTTTGCCTATGACATGGACTCCAATGATGCACGCGTTGGTGATGAGTTTATGCGTCAGATTGAAACTGTGGCTGCCTATGTGCCATATATGGTCTGTCCAGGCAACCACGAGGAGAAGTA caatttttccAATTATCGCAAGCGCTTTAATATGCCCGGCAGTGGCGACAGCTTGTGGTATAGCTTCAACATGGGCCCCGTGCACTTTGTGTCCTTCTCCACGGAAGTTTACTACTTCGTCAACTATGGCTTGAAGCTGCTGACCAAACAGTTTGAGTGGCTGGAGCGTGATCTGACCGAAGCCAACCTGCCAGAGAATCGCGCCAAGCGTCCCTGGATTATTACCTATGGCCATCGGCCCATGTATTGCAGCGACAACAAGGAATACGACTGCAATGAGCAGCTGGAAACGTACATTAGGCAGGGCTTGCCGATGCTCAAATGGTTTGGCTTGGAAGATCTGTTCTACAAGCATGGCGTCGACGTTGAGTTCTTTGCTCACGAGCATTTCTATACGCGCCTCTGGCCTATCTACGATTTCAAGGTGTACAATGGCAGTGCAGAGGCGCCCTATACCAATCCTAAGGCGCCCATACAGATCATAACGGGCTCGGCTGGATGCAAGGAGAACCGCGAACCCTTTTCTGAAACGCTGCCCGATTGGAATGCGTTCCACAGCAAT gACTACGGCTACACTCGTCTAAAGGCCCACAATGCCACACACTTGTACTTTGAGCAAGTGTCTGATGATAAACAGGGTGACATTGTTGATTCTTTCTGGATAATCAAGGATAAGCATGGTGCTTATGCCTAA
- the LOC108606752 gene encoding acid phosphatase type 7 isoform X1, whose protein sequence is MEGHAKITLTLLTVIVLLTKANLAKNLQDLDIVHYQPEQVHLAFGERTASEIVVTWSTRELPTDSNNNNNNENSSSIVEYGLEDLKLRAYGQATKFVDGGPQQRTQYIHRVTLRDLQPNSSYVYHCGSGYGWSALYNFRTVVSATPDWSPTLAIYGDMGNENAQSLARLQQETQLGMYDAILHVGDFAYDMNTKDARVGDEFMRQIETVAAYLPYMVVPGNHEEKFNFSNYRARFSMPGGTENLFYSFDLGPVHFIGISTEVYYFLNYGLKTLVFQYEWLKQDLAAANKPEQRAQRPWIIIYGHRPMYCSNENDNDCTHSETLTRVGWPFVHMFGLEPLLYEYGVDVAIWAHEHSYERLWPIYDYNVRNGTYSSPYENPRAPVHIVTGSAGCKEGREPFKGKIPEWSAFHSQDYGYTRLKAHNRTHLYFEQVSDDQQGAIIDKFWLIKSKHGSYES, encoded by the exons AGCGCACAGCCAGCGAGATTGTAGTTACCTGGTCAACGCGCGAATTGCcaacagacagcaacaacaacaacaacaatgaaaacagcagcagcatcgttGAGTATGGATTGGAGGATCTGAAGCTACGCGCCTATGGCCAGGCTACCAAATTTGTGGACGGCGGTCCCCAACAGCGCACACAGTACATACACCGG GTGACCTTGCGCGACTTGCAGCCCAACAGCAGCTATGTGTATCATTGTGGCAGTGGCTATGGCTGGTCGGCGCTTTATAACTTTCGCACTGTGGTGAGCGCTACGCCAGATTGGTCACCAACGCTGGCTATTTATGGCGACATGGGCAATGAGAATGCACAGTCCTTGGCTCGACTGCAGCAGGAGACACAGCTGGGCATGTACGATGCCATACTGCATGTGGGTGACTTTGCCTACGACATGAACACGAAGGATGCGCGCGTGGGCGATGAGTTTATGCGTCAGATTGAAACTGTGGCTGCCTATTTGCCGTATATGGTCGTGCCGGGCAATCATGAGGAGAAGTT CAATTTCTCCAACTATCGCGCACGCTTCAGCATGCCGGGAGGCACAGAGAATCTCTTCTACAGCTTCGATCTGGGTCCAGTGCACTTCATTGGCATCTCCACGGAAGTATACTACTTTCTCAATTACGGCCTCAAGACGTTGGTATTTCAGTACGAGTGGCTCAAGCAAgatttggcagcagccaacaagccAGAGCAGCGCGCCCAACGTCCTTGGATTATCATCTATGGCCATCGGCCCATGTACTGCAGCAATGAGAACGACAATGACTGCACGCACTCGGAGACGCTGACGCGTGTTGGCTGGCCCTTTGTGCATATGTTTGGACTGGAGCCGCTGCTCTATGAGTATGGCGTGGATGTGGCCATCTGGGCGCATGAGCATTCCTATGAACGCCTCTGGCCCATCTACGACTATAATGTGCGCAATGGTACATATAGCTCGCCGTATGAGAATCCACGTGCACCTGTGCATATCGTTACCGGCTCTGCCGGCTGCAAGGAGGGTCGGGAGCCGTTCAAAGGCAAAATACCCGAATGGAGCGCCTTTCACAGTCAGGACTATGGCTATACGCGTTTGAAGGCACACAATCGCACACATTTGTACTTTGAGCAAGTGTCCGACGATCAGCAGGGCGCCATTATCGACAAGTTCTGGCTGATTAAGTCCAAGCATGGCAGCTACGAATcgtaa